One segment of Diaphorobacter sp. HDW4B DNA contains the following:
- a CDS encoding NIPSNAP family protein produces the protein MYYEIATLTLPMGTAATAANNVHAYATDAQAGGELLGCWFTDIGVLNQMTVLRGFASLEEMNAERARTQASASPYGCGDIYQRLEIQSFKAFPWMKPLRPSAESGIRGPVYEIRTYGIKPGGVQPTIDLWEQYVPLREKISPCLVAMVALDGAPRFTNIWAYPTLDARSKARADAVAQGIWPPKGGPANLTTDMHSSIVLPTSVSPLN, from the coding sequence ATGTACTACGAAATAGCCACTTTGACTTTGCCCATGGGGACTGCGGCCACGGCCGCAAACAACGTCCACGCCTATGCAACCGACGCACAAGCCGGCGGAGAGTTGCTGGGCTGTTGGTTCACAGACATCGGTGTGCTCAACCAGATGACGGTGCTGCGAGGCTTCGCCAGCCTTGAGGAAATGAATGCAGAGAGAGCGCGCACGCAGGCAAGCGCATCGCCTTATGGTTGCGGCGACATCTACCAACGCCTTGAAATCCAGAGCTTCAAAGCCTTCCCCTGGATGAAGCCCCTGCGCCCCAGCGCGGAATCGGGCATCCGCGGTCCGGTCTACGAAATCCGCACCTACGGAATCAAACCCGGTGGAGTTCAGCCCACCATCGACCTGTGGGAACAGTACGTTCCTCTGCGCGAAAAGATCTCGCCCTGTCTGGTTGCAATGGTGGCCCTCGATGGAGCCCCACGCTTTACCAACATCTGGGCCTATCCGACGCTGGATGCGCGCAGCAAAGCACGCGCCGACGCGGTGGCCCAAGGCATCTGGCCTCCCAAGGGTGGACCGGCGAATCTGACGACGGACATGCATTCCAGCATCGTCCTGCCCACATCCGTCTCGCCATTGAACTGA
- a CDS encoding FAD-dependent oxidoreductase: MSSAVTAAQRGLKVIVIEKEARFGGTTAWSGGWMWIPRNPLALAAGISEHEEDALNYLRLELGEHFEESRARTYLAQAPHMVEFFQRHTALRFIDGNAIPDFHGNNPHAVLGGRSVCAAPFDGRRLGQRVHTLKPPLQETTLWGMGIASGQELRHFLNSRRSLASFWYVSKRLLQHARDVLLHNRSLRLVNGNALVAALAASAFELDVDIRTSHAAVGLLRSSGRISGATVHTSNGPVVIHASQGVVLACGGFPHDAARKAQMLAHAREGHSHHSAAGWGNTGDGLRLGESVGGWVRSDLKDAAALAPVSLVPRADGSTGHFPHLIERAKPGLIAVRSDGKRFVNEADSYHDFMRGLLAATPEGETVQAWLLCDREFFNRFGLGAAKPWPMPKTHWLRSGYLVQADTWDALALACGIDQTQLKDTVSRYNAMALQGQDTEFAKGETAYNRVQGEVRPGLPNPCMAPLIRGPFYAVRVVAGSLGTFAGLSTDEHARVLDQDGEHIPGLYAVGNDMSSLMAGCYPSGGITLGPAMTFGFIAARHASEAVPV, translated from the coding sequence TTGTCCAGTGCAGTGACTGCGGCTCAGCGAGGTCTCAAAGTCATCGTCATCGAAAAGGAGGCGCGCTTCGGAGGAACCACCGCTTGGTCCGGCGGATGGATGTGGATTCCCCGCAATCCGCTGGCGCTGGCGGCAGGCATTTCGGAGCACGAAGAGGACGCACTGAACTATCTGCGCCTTGAACTTGGCGAACACTTCGAGGAGTCCCGTGCGCGCACCTATCTTGCGCAGGCCCCGCACATGGTGGAGTTCTTTCAACGCCACACCGCTCTTCGGTTCATCGATGGAAATGCCATTCCCGACTTTCATGGCAACAATCCCCATGCCGTCCTGGGCGGACGCTCCGTCTGCGCGGCGCCATTCGATGGCCGACGCCTTGGGCAACGCGTGCATACGCTGAAACCGCCGTTGCAGGAAACGACCCTGTGGGGCATGGGCATCGCCTCCGGTCAGGAGCTGCGTCACTTTCTCAATTCACGTCGTTCGTTGGCGTCCTTCTGGTATGTGAGCAAGCGCCTTTTGCAGCATGCACGCGATGTGCTGCTGCACAACCGCAGCCTGCGGCTGGTCAACGGCAATGCGCTGGTGGCGGCGCTCGCAGCTTCGGCGTTTGAATTGGATGTGGATATTCGCACGAGCCATGCCGCTGTCGGTTTGCTGAGATCGTCCGGGCGTATTTCCGGTGCGACTGTTCATACCTCCAATGGGCCAGTCGTCATTCACGCATCCCAAGGCGTGGTGCTTGCCTGTGGCGGATTTCCGCACGACGCGGCACGCAAGGCGCAGATGCTCGCTCACGCCAGAGAGGGTCACTCACATCACTCGGCAGCCGGATGGGGAAATACCGGCGATGGGTTGAGGTTGGGCGAATCGGTCGGTGGATGGGTGCGCAGCGACTTGAAGGATGCGGCAGCCCTCGCGCCGGTTTCGTTGGTTCCACGCGCCGATGGATCGACGGGCCACTTTCCACACCTGATCGAGCGCGCAAAACCCGGTTTGATCGCGGTGCGCTCCGACGGAAAGCGCTTCGTCAACGAGGCCGATTCCTATCACGATTTCATGCGCGGACTCCTGGCCGCGACGCCCGAGGGCGAGACCGTGCAAGCATGGCTGCTCTGTGATCGGGAGTTCTTCAATCGCTTCGGATTGGGCGCTGCCAAACCGTGGCCCATGCCCAAGACACACTGGCTGCGCAGTGGCTATCTTGTGCAGGCAGACACGTGGGACGCCTTGGCCCTTGCCTGCGGTATCGATCAAACGCAGTTGAAAGACACCGTGTCGCGCTACAACGCCATGGCCTTGCAGGGCCAGGACACCGAATTCGCGAAAGGCGAAACCGCCTACAACCGCGTGCAAGGTGAAGTGCGACCGGGGCTTCCCAATCCCTGCATGGCTCCTTTGATCCGGGGCCCGTTCTACGCAGTGCGCGTGGTGGCCGGAAGCCTTGGAACATTTGCAGGACTGAGCACCGACGAGCATGCGCGTGTGCTCGATCAGGACGGCGAACACATCCCGGGCCTCTATGCCGTCGGCAACGACATGAGTAGCCTCATGGCAGGCTGCTACCCCAGCGGCGGCATCACCTTGGGCCCGGCCATGACGTTCGGATTCATTGCCGCGCGCCATGCCAGCGAAGCGGTGCCGGTCTAG
- a CDS encoding IclR family transcriptional regulator: protein MSNVLERTLGIFELLARHGEGLELANIADTLHIPRSAAHRLLGELARYGYVRQPRELGAYMLTTKLTSLGLSFLSHSGITDFSQPLLDRLAASSGELVRLSVVDGARLTWVARAQGARQGLRYDPDMGSDARLSCSSSGIAWMSALTDDEAIALASGQGMGQRADYGPNAPKNLKEMMKYVKEARTRGFSITIDTYTSGLSAMAAVVQPIGGAPIGAISIAGPTVRFTEQRMQALGAELIEVAAQMAAASGTSPFFQKSTHGGPPSRLPIYAA from the coding sequence ATGAGCAACGTCCTTGAACGCACCCTCGGCATTTTTGAACTTCTGGCACGCCATGGCGAAGGCCTGGAGTTGGCGAACATCGCCGACACACTCCACATTCCGCGCAGCGCAGCACACCGGCTGCTTGGCGAACTTGCGCGTTACGGCTACGTCCGGCAGCCGCGTGAACTGGGCGCTTACATGCTCACCACCAAGCTGACTTCGCTGGGCTTGTCCTTCCTCAGCCACAGCGGCATCACCGATTTCTCTCAACCTCTGCTGGACCGGCTGGCGGCGAGTTCCGGTGAACTGGTCCGCCTTTCCGTCGTTGATGGCGCGCGCCTGACCTGGGTGGCGCGAGCGCAAGGCGCACGGCAGGGCCTTCGTTATGACCCGGACATGGGCAGCGACGCACGCCTTTCCTGTTCGTCCTCCGGCATTGCATGGATGAGTGCGTTGACCGACGATGAAGCGATTGCGTTGGCCTCGGGGCAGGGCATGGGGCAACGGGCCGACTACGGGCCCAACGCCCCCAAGAATCTCAAGGAAATGATGAAGTACGTGAAAGAGGCCCGCACTCGCGGCTTCAGCATCACGATCGACACCTACACCTCGGGGCTGAGCGCCATGGCCGCAGTGGTCCAACCCATTGGCGGCGCACCCATCGGCGCGATTTCCATCGCAGGCCCCACGGTCCGGTTCACAGAGCAGCGCATGCAAGCGCTGGGTGCTGAGCTGATCGAAGTGGCAGCGCAAATGGCCGCAGCCAGCGGCACCTCACCCTTTTTCCAGAAATCCACACACGGCGGCCCACCGAGTCGGCTGCCTATCTACGCTGCGTAA
- a CDS encoding shikimate dehydrogenase — MHDNHRNQLSGATRVHFIVGDPIAQVRSPLGVSQAFDQLGMNAIVIPAHVSPQALAQWHAGVSLAKNVDGIIVTVPHKFACTALCNTVSERAQFLGTVNTMRRNPDGEWHGDMFDGVGYVQALRDKGCEPKGQRALLVGAGGAGSAIAHALVTAGVASLDLHDSDVVRRDALVNRLTGLSLCPVGVGSSDPAGYSLVINASPVGMRESDPLPVVVERLDANAFVGCVITLPVVSPLITAARARGLGTVTGTDMFARVRDLMVDFLAQR; from the coding sequence ATGCACGACAACCATCGCAACCAACTCAGTGGCGCAACGCGCGTTCACTTCATCGTGGGAGATCCCATTGCCCAAGTGAGATCACCGCTCGGCGTCTCGCAGGCGTTCGATCAACTCGGGATGAATGCGATCGTGATCCCTGCACATGTATCGCCACAAGCCCTTGCGCAGTGGCATGCAGGCGTCTCCCTGGCGAAGAACGTGGACGGCATCATCGTGACGGTGCCGCACAAATTTGCATGCACGGCTTTGTGCAATACGGTGTCTGAGCGTGCGCAGTTTCTGGGCACCGTCAACACCATGCGACGCAACCCGGATGGCGAATGGCACGGCGACATGTTCGACGGCGTGGGATACGTGCAAGCGCTGCGTGACAAGGGATGCGAGCCCAAAGGGCAGCGCGCACTTCTGGTGGGGGCCGGCGGCGCAGGCTCGGCGATCGCTCACGCACTGGTGACGGCGGGCGTCGCATCGCTGGATCTGCATGACAGCGATGTGGTTCGCCGGGATGCGCTGGTGAATCGCTTGACTGGATTGAGTCTTTGCCCCGTCGGCGTGGGCTCATCCGATCCTGCGGGTTATTCGCTGGTCATCAACGCCTCGCCGGTCGGCATGCGCGAGTCCGATCCTCTGCCCGTAGTGGTCGAGCGCCTCGATGCAAACGCCTTCGTGGGCTGTGTGATCACGCTGCCCGTGGTGAGTCCTCTGATCACTGCGGCCAGAGCGCGCGGGCTGGGCACGGTCACTGGCACCGACATGTTCGCGCGGGTCCGTGACTTGATGGTTGATTTCCTCGCTCAGCGATAG
- a CDS encoding FAD-dependent oxidoreductase: MSMKLIQSLAQLPDGQAFDVAVIGAGGAGMATALFAALEGREVLLVEHTEYVGGTTALSAGTCWVPGTTQGASVNPNDTLADADRYLQTAVGHYGVSDLRRVFLERGAEAIEHLAKKSEVQFRPYAKHPDYISELAGSTTAGRALEPVPFDARQLGKLFGLVRPPIEEFTVLGGMMVDRTDINHLLGMRQSWASLKHSLRILTRHARDKLSHPRGTRLVMGNALIARLLHSLSSLPNVTLAMNTEVTSLQGDHYGVKGLTLAKSGAFKSVRVRGGVVLASGGFNRNEVRRRALLPGTESGWCPGAPGHTGKAHVLAETVGARYGKETMSPAYWAPVSRRKRADGSTAVFPHFVMDRAKPGVLCVNSAAQRFVNESTSYHLFGLAMQQSGSDGRVSTPAFLICDAIALKKYGLGMVRPGGGGLARFLADGYLTQAETVEELAKSLGIDGQRLTATVARFNQLARSGVDEDFHRGETTYQRNLGDPHWPGPNPCMGPLEQGPYFAVRLYPGDIGAAQGFDTDVHAQTLDENGHPIPGLYAVGNDMRSIMGGVYTAPGITIGPGIVFGYLAARHACARALDMR, encoded by the coding sequence ATGTCCATGAAACTCATTCAGAGTCTGGCGCAGTTGCCCGACGGACAGGCGTTCGATGTCGCGGTGATTGGGGCAGGTGGCGCGGGCATGGCGACGGCTCTTTTCGCGGCACTTGAGGGACGCGAAGTGCTGCTGGTCGAACATACGGAATATGTCGGCGGCACCACCGCTTTGTCAGCAGGAACTTGCTGGGTGCCTGGCACAACGCAGGGAGCATCGGTCAATCCGAATGACACGCTGGCAGATGCGGACCGCTATCTGCAAACCGCAGTCGGTCACTATGGTGTGAGCGACTTGCGGCGGGTCTTTCTGGAGCGAGGCGCTGAAGCCATCGAGCACCTGGCGAAAAAGTCGGAAGTCCAGTTTCGGCCTTACGCCAAACACCCGGACTACATCTCCGAGCTGGCTGGTTCCACCACTGCGGGACGCGCACTGGAGCCCGTTCCGTTCGACGCACGCCAGCTCGGCAAGCTGTTCGGTTTGGTCCGACCGCCCATCGAGGAGTTCACCGTCTTGGGCGGCATGATGGTCGATCGCACCGACATCAACCACTTGCTGGGAATGCGGCAATCCTGGGCTTCGCTGAAGCACTCATTGCGCATACTGACTCGACATGCCAGGGACAAGTTGAGCCATCCGCGCGGAACCCGATTGGTGATGGGCAATGCCTTGATCGCGCGCCTGCTCCATTCGCTGTCGAGCCTGCCGAATGTGACGCTGGCAATGAACACAGAAGTCACCAGTCTGCAAGGCGACCACTACGGTGTGAAAGGACTGACGTTGGCGAAGTCCGGCGCATTCAAGTCGGTGCGCGTGCGTGGAGGCGTGGTGCTTGCCAGCGGCGGCTTCAATCGCAATGAAGTACGCCGCCGGGCATTGTTGCCCGGTACTGAATCGGGATGGTGCCCAGGCGCACCGGGGCACACCGGCAAAGCGCATGTCCTCGCGGAAACGGTCGGCGCGCGTTATGGAAAAGAAACGATGAGCCCCGCCTACTGGGCGCCCGTGTCTCGCAGAAAACGAGCGGATGGAAGCACCGCCGTGTTCCCCCACTTCGTGATGGACCGTGCGAAACCGGGCGTACTTTGCGTCAACTCCGCGGCGCAGCGATTCGTCAACGAAAGCACGTCATATCACTTGTTCGGTCTGGCAATGCAGCAATCAGGATCGGACGGCCGGGTTTCAACGCCCGCCTTCCTCATTTGCGATGCCATTGCGCTGAAGAAATATGGCCTCGGCATGGTGCGCCCGGGAGGCGGCGGGCTCGCTCGCTTTCTGGCGGATGGCTATCTCACGCAGGCCGAAACGGTGGAGGAATTGGCGAAGTCGCTGGGAATTGATGGCCAACGTCTGACGGCAACCGTTGCACGCTTCAATCAACTCGCACGCAGCGGTGTGGACGAGGACTTTCACCGGGGCGAAACCACATACCAGCGCAACTTGGGTGATCCGCATTGGCCGGGTCCCAATCCATGCATGGGTCCGCTGGAACAAGGCCCGTATTTCGCGGTGCGACTGTATCCCGGCGATATCGGCGCGGCGCAGGGATTCGATACCGATGTCCATGCGCAGACGCTCGACGAGAACGGGCACCCGATACCGGGCCTGTACGCAGTAGGCAACGACATGCGCTCGATCATGGGCGGCGTCTACACCGCGCCCGGCATCACGATCGGCCCGGGAATCGTGTTCGGCTACCTCGCGGCGCGCCATGCGTGCGCCAGAGCTTTGGACATGCGCTGA
- a CDS encoding MFS transporter, with translation MNRKKQDVDAHSAQQSKKATASGWIGSALEYYDFFIYATAAALIFPQIFFPKGDPNVAIIASLATYGVGYVARPIGAFVLGHLGDTRGRKQILVLCMLLMGVSTMIVGLLPSYEQIGLWAPALLVVCRLIQGFAVAGEISGASSMILEHAPPGQRGYYASFALQGVQAGQIMAAAIFLPLAHFMPADAFLAWGWRIPFLLSFILIVVGWIIRREVDETPAFTHDQTKKARSPVLDAFKYNSPNMLRVTLMAAMNVIPVVTTVFGAVYAVQPAYGIGFDKNVYLWIPVLGNLVAILIIPLIGRLSDRLGRRPPFIVGSLLAGAMSFGYLYAISIHNVALAIVMSVLMWGVAYQGFNAVFPSFFPELFPTRTRVSAMAISQNVGTATTAMLPALFAAVAPPGSQNIWMTVGGLAFAITIVAATAAWSARETYRTAMHELGRDVV, from the coding sequence ATGAATCGCAAAAAACAGGACGTTGACGCGCACAGCGCTCAACAGTCCAAGAAGGCAACCGCCAGCGGCTGGATCGGTTCAGCGCTGGAGTACTACGACTTCTTCATCTATGCAACCGCTGCAGCGCTGATCTTTCCGCAGATATTTTTCCCGAAAGGCGATCCCAACGTCGCCATCATCGCCTCGCTCGCCACCTATGGCGTGGGGTATGTGGCGCGCCCCATCGGCGCGTTCGTGTTGGGACACCTGGGCGATACGCGCGGTCGCAAGCAAATTCTTGTGCTGTGCATGCTGTTGATGGGCGTTTCCACCATGATCGTGGGACTGCTGCCCAGCTACGAGCAAATTGGCTTGTGGGCTCCCGCGCTGCTGGTCGTCTGCCGACTGATTCAAGGCTTTGCTGTTGCAGGCGAAATATCCGGCGCCAGTTCGATGATTCTGGAGCACGCGCCGCCCGGACAACGAGGCTACTACGCGAGCTTTGCCCTGCAGGGTGTGCAAGCCGGACAAATCATGGCGGCAGCGATCTTCTTGCCACTCGCGCACTTCATGCCAGCCGATGCCTTCCTGGCATGGGGCTGGCGCATTCCCTTCTTGCTGAGCTTCATTCTGATCGTTGTCGGCTGGATCATTCGCCGTGAAGTGGACGAAACGCCCGCATTCACCCACGACCAAACCAAGAAGGCGCGCTCACCAGTGCTGGACGCCTTCAAGTACAACTCCCCGAACATGCTGCGGGTCACACTCATGGCGGCAATGAACGTCATTCCGGTCGTCACCACGGTGTTCGGTGCCGTGTATGCGGTACAACCAGCGTACGGCATTGGCTTCGACAAGAACGTCTATCTGTGGATCCCCGTGCTGGGCAACCTCGTGGCGATACTGATCATTCCACTGATTGGACGACTCTCGGACCGTCTGGGTCGCCGCCCGCCCTTCATCGTCGGTTCGCTGCTGGCTGGTGCGATGTCTTTTGGCTACCTGTACGCCATCAGCATCCACAACGTCGCGCTCGCAATCGTGATGTCCGTGCTGATGTGGGGCGTCGCCTACCAGGGATTCAACGCCGTGTTCCCGAGCTTCTTTCCCGAGCTGTTTCCCACCCGCACCCGCGTGTCGGCGATGGCCATCTCTCAGAACGTCGGCACCGCAACCACCGCCATGCTGCCAGCCCTGTTCGCAGCCGTGGCTCCTCCCGGCTCGCAGAACATCTGGATGACCGTAGGAGGCCTGGCCTTCGCCATCACGATCGTCGCAGCCACTGCCGCATGGAGCGCCCGAGAGACTTATCGCACCGCCATGCATGAGTTGGGGCGGGACGTTGTTTGA
- the leuD gene encoding 3-isopropylmalate dehydratase small subunit, which yields MPTDRTITGQATALRIDNLDTDQIMPKQFLRGIDKSGLAQGLLYDLRFDKSGTLRPECALNHPDRAGTNVLLGGSNFGCGSSREHAVWGLLQYGIQAVVAPSFGEIFYSNAMGNRLLLVQLDPQTIEAMMDLADGAEAPPMQIDVASRKVTYGPIQAEFPISQRHQTMFLQGVDVIGLTLNHQEEIHAFAESHWAKQPWVRDVAKRMKEHLDSSPR from the coding sequence ATGCCAACTGATCGAACCATCACGGGACAGGCGACTGCGCTGCGCATCGACAATCTGGACACCGACCAGATCATGCCCAAACAGTTCCTGCGCGGCATCGACAAATCGGGTCTGGCGCAAGGCCTGCTGTACGACCTGCGCTTCGACAAGAGCGGAACGCTGCGCCCGGAATGTGCCCTGAACCATCCCGACCGCGCTGGCACCAACGTGCTTCTGGGTGGCTCCAATTTCGGATGCGGCTCCAGCCGCGAGCACGCCGTGTGGGGCCTGCTGCAGTACGGCATTCAGGCCGTGGTCGCACCCAGCTTCGGGGAAATCTTCTACTCCAATGCGATGGGCAACCGCCTGCTGCTTGTGCAACTCGATCCACAGACCATCGAGGCGATGATGGACCTTGCCGACGGCGCTGAAGCCCCACCCATGCAGATCGACGTGGCATCACGCAAAGTCACCTACGGCCCAATCCAGGCCGAATTCCCCATCTCGCAGCGCCACCAGACCATGTTCCTGCAAGGCGTCGATGTCATCGGCCTGACCTTGAATCATCAGGAGGAAATTCATGCGTTCGCAGAGTCCCACTGGGCCAAACAGCCATGGGTTCGCGACGTGGCCAAGAGGATGAAGGAGCACTTGGACAGCAGCCCGCGTTGA
- the leuC gene encoding 3-isopropylmalate dehydratase large subunit, translating into MPHDTTPSNKTLYQKLVDSHTVRRLDEDNVLLFCDLHLMNEYTSPQAFAGLHEENRKVAVPGQNVSVVSHIIPTDPSAIRIIHDAASALQASNLARNCAMHGIPLFDTNDAMQGIEHVVAPEHGMIRPGMVVICGDSHTTTYGALGALGFGIGTSEVEHVLATQTLVYRTAKDMRIRVDGTLPTGTTSKDLILMIIGQIGAQGARGYVVEFCGTAIEQLSVEARFTLCNMAVEAGARGALIAPDETSIRYVLEKCPDIVGQTRESALAAWKDLRSDADATFDAEHVFDAANIEPHVTWGTSPDQVLPISGKIPSPESLSSEIRRSAEQALRYTALQPGAALAGTPIEHVFIGSCTNARIEDLRAAASIVEGRQVAKGVRAMVVPGSGAVKIQAELEGLDKVFLNAGFEWRKPGCSMCLAMNDDVLMDGIRCASTTNRNFEGRQGRGAITHLMSPAMAAAAAVTGMITDARKMEQTHAN; encoded by the coding sequence ATGCCCCACGACACAACCCCATCCAACAAGACGCTGTACCAGAAACTGGTCGACAGCCACACCGTGCGCAGGCTCGATGAAGACAACGTTCTGTTGTTCTGCGATCTGCATCTGATGAACGAATACACCAGTCCGCAAGCCTTCGCCGGGCTGCATGAAGAGAACCGCAAAGTGGCTGTGCCCGGGCAGAACGTCTCGGTCGTCAGCCACATCATTCCGACGGACCCGTCCGCCATTCGCATCATTCACGATGCGGCGTCCGCGCTGCAGGCCTCCAATCTGGCCCGCAACTGCGCGATGCACGGCATTCCCTTGTTCGACACCAACGATGCCATGCAGGGCATCGAGCATGTGGTCGCGCCCGAACATGGAATGATCCGGCCCGGCATGGTGGTCATCTGCGGCGACAGCCACACCACCACCTATGGTGCGCTGGGTGCACTGGGCTTTGGCATCGGCACCTCCGAGGTGGAGCATGTGCTCGCCACGCAGACGCTGGTTTATCGCACTGCAAAGGACATGCGCATTCGCGTGGATGGAACACTCCCGACAGGCACCACCAGCAAGGATCTGATTCTGATGATCATCGGTCAGATCGGTGCGCAGGGTGCGCGCGGCTACGTGGTGGAGTTCTGCGGCACTGCCATCGAACAACTCTCGGTCGAGGCGCGATTCACGCTCTGCAATATGGCCGTGGAAGCCGGAGCGCGCGGAGCGCTGATTGCGCCTGACGAGACATCCATCCGCTATGTTCTCGAGAAGTGCCCCGACATCGTGGGGCAGACTCGCGAATCGGCTCTTGCGGCTTGGAAAGACCTTCGCAGCGACGCAGACGCGACATTCGACGCGGAACATGTTTTCGACGCTGCGAACATCGAGCCTCACGTCACTTGGGGAACAAGCCCCGATCAGGTGCTGCCCATCAGCGGCAAGATTCCGTCCCCGGAAAGTCTGAGCAGCGAGATCCGTCGCAGCGCAGAACAGGCGCTGCGGTACACCGCTTTGCAGCCGGGAGCCGCGCTCGCGGGCACGCCCATCGAGCATGTCTTCATCGGCTCATGCACCAATGCACGCATCGAGGACCTGCGCGCCGCAGCGTCCATCGTGGAGGGCAGACAGGTCGCCAAGGGGGTTCGCGCGATGGTGGTTCCGGGCTCCGGCGCCGTCAAGATTCAGGCCGAGTTGGAGGGGCTGGACAAGGTATTCCTCAACGCGGGCTTCGAATGGCGCAAGCCCGGTTGCTCCATGTGCCTCGCCATGAACGACGACGTGCTGATGGACGGCATACGCTGCGCATCGACCACCAACCGCAACTTCGAAGGCCGCCAGGGCCGAGGCGCGATCACCCACCTGATGAGCCCCGCAATGGCCGCTGCCGCGGCCGTGACCGGGATGATCACCGACGCAAGAAAGATGGAGCAAACGCATGCCAACTGA
- a CDS encoding tripartite tricarboxylate transporter substrate binding protein: MNRRTLVLALAACMPLTHALAQNAYPQKPVKLIVPYAPGGSADIAARLVSEEWGKALGQSLVIENKGGAGGNLGVDAVAKSPADGYTIGLQTVSLAINPWLTAKMPYDTLKDLAPIGMVATSQHVLVVNNALPAKNLKELMALLSAKQGEFSYGSAGSGSTFHIAAELFKSVGNFNIMHVPYRGGGPALVDTIGGQVQMSFPVLSAAAPQVQGGKLRAIGVTGKQRSPLMPDVPTIAEGGMPNYAFETWFMVFAPAGTPAPVIEKLNATLRSVLAKPNVAARMAKEGFDPLPSTPAEARARLERELPQWGKLVKERGITAD; encoded by the coding sequence ATGAACCGCAGAACCCTTGTACTCGCGCTGGCTGCATGCATGCCGCTGACCCACGCATTGGCACAGAATGCCTACCCGCAGAAGCCGGTCAAACTGATCGTGCCCTACGCCCCCGGAGGAAGTGCCGACATCGCCGCGCGGCTGGTCTCCGAAGAATGGGGCAAGGCGCTGGGGCAGTCGCTTGTGATCGAAAACAAGGGCGGTGCCGGTGGCAATCTGGGGGTGGACGCGGTGGCGAAATCTCCGGCTGACGGATACACCATCGGGTTGCAGACCGTGTCTCTGGCCATCAATCCGTGGCTGACGGCCAAGATGCCCTACGACACCCTCAAGGATCTGGCACCCATTGGCATGGTGGCCACTTCGCAGCATGTGCTGGTCGTCAACAACGCGCTTCCCGCCAAGAACCTCAAGGAACTGATGGCCCTGCTGAGTGCCAAGCAGGGCGAGTTCAGCTACGGCTCGGCTGGTTCGGGCAGTACCTTCCACATTGCCGCCGAGTTGTTCAAGAGCGTCGGCAATTTCAACATCATGCACGTACCGTACCGCGGCGGTGGCCCGGCTCTGGTCGACACCATCGGCGGCCAGGTGCAAATGTCGTTCCCGGTGCTCTCAGCCGCAGCGCCTCAGGTCCAAGGGGGCAAGCTGCGCGCCATTGGCGTCACTGGCAAACAGCGCTCTCCGTTGATGCCCGATGTGCCGACCATCGCCGAAGGAGGCATGCCGAACTACGCCTTCGAAACTTGGTTCATGGTGTTTGCACCTGCCGGCACACCCGCCCCGGTGATCGAGAAGTTGAACGCCACTTTGCGTTCGGTCCTCGCCAAACCCAATGTCGCCGCCCGAATGGCCAAAGAAGGCTTTGACCCGCTGCCATCCACACCCGCCGAAGCCCGCGCGCGCCTGGAGCGTGAACTGCCTCAATGGGGCAAGCTGGTGAAGGAACGCGGGATCACCGCAGACTGA